In the genome of Oncorhynchus clarkii lewisi isolate Uvic-CL-2024 chromosome 4, UVic_Ocla_1.0, whole genome shotgun sequence, one region contains:
- the LOC139407632 gene encoding LIM/homeobox protein Lhx4-like, with amino-acid sequence MMQSAAVLPTESPVKGLPEILGVPMQQIPQCAGCSQHILDKFILKVLDRHWHSKCLKCADCQALLADKCFSRAGNVYCKEDFFKRFGTKCASCQQGIPPTQVVRKAQDFVYHLHCFACVMCSRQLATGDEFYLMEDGRLVCKEDYETAKQNDDSEAGAKRPRTTITAKQLETLKIAYKNSPKPARHVREQLSSETGLDMRVVQVWFQNRRAKEKRLKKDAGRHRWGQFYKSVKRNRGGNKVEKESSADDAGLSDSELSFRDDQILSDLGHTNGLYGSVGDVANGGLLNGGFSLDAAGQPYHDIRPGSPYGLPQSPSSIASLSGHTPLLNNLGFTMDSIMIQGGQGGVGQALRAMAGGPTSDLSTGSSTGYPDFPTSPASWLDEMDHSQF; translated from the exons ATGATGCAAAGTGCGGCTGTTCTACCAACAGAGAGTCCTGTGAAGGGTCTACCGGAGATACTCGGAGTGCCAATGCAAC aaatCCCCCAGTGTGCGGGCTGTAGTCAACACATCCTCGACAAGTTCATCCTGAAGGTGCTGGACCGCCACTGGCACTCCAAGTGCCTCAAGTGCGCCGATTGTCAAGCGTTGCTGGCAGATAAGTGTTTCTCGCGGGCGGGAAATGTGTACTGCAAAGAGGACTTTTTCAA GCGGTTTGGAACAAAGTGTGCATCATGCCAACAGGGGATACCGCCGACCCAGGTGGTGCGGAAGGCCCAGGACTTTGTGTACCACCTGCACTGCTTCGCCTGTGTCATGTGCAGCCGGCAGCTGGCCACAGGGGATGAGTTCTACCTCATGGAAGACGGCAGGCTGGTGTGCAAGGAGGACTACGAGACGGCCAAACAGAATG ATGATTCAGAGGCAGGTGCAAAGCGACCACGAACCACCATCACAGCCAAACAGCTGGAGACCCTTAAAATCGCCTACAAGAACTCTCCCAAGCCAGCGCGCCACGTCCGCGAGCAGCTCTCCTCAGAGACGGGGCTGGACATGAGAGTAGTGCAG GTGTGGTTCCAGAATCGTCGTGCAAAAGAGAAGCGTCTGAAGAAGGACGCAGGGCGGCACCGCTGGGGTCAGTTTTACAAAAGTGTCAAACGTAACCGAGGGGGCAACAAAGTGGAGAAGGAGAGTTCAGCAGATGATGCGGGACTGAGTGACAGTGAGCTCAGCTTCAGAG ACGACCAGatcctgtcagacctgggccacACCAACGGTCTGTATGGGAGTGTGGGCGACGTGGCCAACGGAGGCTTGTTGAACGGAGGCTTCTCTCTGGACGCTGCTGGACAACCCTATCATGACATTCGGCCGGGCAGTCCCTACGGCCTCCCCCAGTCGCCGTCGTCCATCGCCTCGCTGTCCGGCCACACCCCGCTGCTCAACAACCTGGGCTTCACCATGGACAGCATCATGATCCAGGGGGGGCAGGGTGGCGTGGGACAGGCTCTCAGGGCCATGGCAGGAGGCCCCACCTCTGACCTCTCCACAGGGAGCAGCACGGGCTACCCAGACTTCCCCACCAGCCCTGCCTCATGGCTGGACGAGATGGACCACTCCCAGTTCTGA